A stretch of the Capsicum annuum cultivar UCD-10X-F1 chromosome 8, UCD10Xv1.1, whole genome shotgun sequence genome encodes the following:
- the LOC124886587 gene encoding uncharacterized protein LOC124886587, with amino-acid sequence MRNHESRLAGTAPFLEVNAVNFRPTKRERSPNPSRGCGRGCGSTSNAKKKKGEAPKAAPRMNSESKCYRCGGKRHWSRTYRTPKHLVKLYQMSLKRAENNVEANFLFEDNVEPMDLEVSDFFVVPEEHVNHRVVIIMK; translated from the exons ATGAGAAATCATGAAAGTCGACTTGCTGGTACTGCTCCATTCCTAGAAGTGAATGCTGTAAATTTTCGCCCAACTAAGCGTGAAAGAAGTCCTAACCCCAGTCGTGGTTGTGGTCGTGGTTGTGGCAG CACCagcaatgcaaaaaaaaaaaagggggaagCTCCTAAAGCAGCGCCAAGGATGAACTCTGAAAGTAAATGCTATCGATGTGGAGGAAAGCGGCACTGGTCGCGTACCTATCGTACGCCAAAGCATCTGGTAAAACTCTACCAGATGTCCCTTAAAAGGGCAGAAAATAATGTTGAAGCAAACTTCCTCTTTGAAGATAATGTCGAGCCCATGGACTTGGAAGTTTCAGATTTCTTTGTCGTTCCTGAAGAACATGTAAATCACCGTGTGgtgataattatgaaatag